A genomic stretch from ANME-2 cluster archaeon includes:
- a CDS encoding PstS family phosphate ABC transporter substrate-binding protein has translation MNKYFRILALVVITSFTFGCTGQPPGESLDIKGSDTLVQLVADMAQTYMENNQGTDVLVTGGGSGTGIAALINGEIDIAISSRSITTTEIDTARKKGIEPWEFIIARDGLAVIVNSDNQLKNLTLEQIGAIYRGDITNWNQLGGADLEITLYGRQSTSGTYEFFLEHVVNWQQTRKNDYSPKMRNMEGNKAIADAITADPSGIGYIGIGYVTDKIQVISVARDTSSEYISPLEENNIENDLYPITRPLFQYTSGKPDKDSLLYAFIRFELSESGQDIVRRSGFYPINKDDRAQNQDKISDIEG, from the coding sequence ACCTTTGGATGCACCGGCCAGCCGCCCGGTGAATCTCTGGATATCAAAGGTTCGGACACTCTTGTCCAGCTGGTTGCAGATATGGCCCAAACCTATATGGAAAATAATCAGGGGACTGATGTATTGGTCACCGGCGGTGGTTCCGGCACAGGCATCGCAGCTTTGATAAACGGTGAGATCGATATTGCCATCTCGTCCCGCTCAATAACGACAACAGAAATTGATACAGCCAGGAAGAAGGGTATTGAGCCCTGGGAATTCATCATTGCCAGGGACGGACTGGCCGTGATTGTGAATTCGGACAATCAGCTCAAAAACCTCACACTGGAACAGATAGGAGCTATCTACAGGGGCGATATCACCAACTGGAACCAGCTCGGTGGTGCTGACCTGGAGATAACACTGTACGGCAGGCAGAGCACATCAGGTACATACGAGTTCTTCCTGGAGCACGTGGTTAACTGGCAGCAGACCCGGAAAAATGATTATTCTCCCAAAATGCGCAATATGGAAGGTAACAAGGCAATAGCAGATGCAATTACCGCTGACCCCTCAGGCATAGGATATATAGGGATAGGTTATGTTACTGATAAAATACAGGTAATTTCTGTAGCCAGGGACACCTCGTCAGAATATATTTCCCCGCTGGAGGAGAACAATATCGAGAACGACCTGTACCCCATAACCAGACCCCTGTTCCAGTACACCAGCGGAAAACCTGATAAGGACAGTCTGCTGTATGCTTTTATCAGGTTCGAACTGAGTGAATCAGGACAGGATATCGTACGACGTTCCGGATTCTATCCAATAAATAAGGATGACAGGGCACAGAACCAGGACAAAATTTCAGACATAGAAGGGTAA